The Mercenaria mercenaria strain notata chromosome 6, MADL_Memer_1, whole genome shotgun sequence genome contains the following window.
tttcatgatcctagaacCAAGAGTtttcgagttatcatccggatatCGAATAACTGTTCCATGTcgctctgaccttgacctttgacttactgatttcaaaatcaataggggtcatttgcaagtcatgatcaaccttcctatcatgTTTCATGATCCAAGGCAcaggcgttcttgagttatcatccagaaaccctttaactgttctaggtcactgtgaccttgacctttgactgactgacctcagaatcaatatggctcatttgctggtcatgaccaacctttaGGGGGCCAAAATTGTTATCTCTAAAgagttaataagcttttcctttgatttgacctggtgacctagtttatgaccccacctgaccaagattggaacttgacctaaagatcttcaagaataacattctgatcagtttcattaagaaatggtcataaaaatatggcctctaaagtgttaactagcttttcctttgatttaacctagtgaccttgtttttgaccccatatgacccagattctagcttgacctaaagatcattgaGGTcaaccaagtttcttgaagatatagtcatgaatgtggccttaatggtgtttacaagctttttaaaaaaatttgatctggtgaccttgattttgaccccacatgacccagattcaaacttgacctaaagatcatcaagattaacattttggcaaagtttcatgaaaatacagcaGTAATACAACTTACAGCCATACCAGTTATACCGTCAGTACAGACAGATATACAACAAACAGATACTATTTATCTTACAGATGAAAAAGAGCCAGATAAACCCGAGAAAGATTGTGTCAGGGACAGAAAGTTTAAATCACATACACCCGATTACAGTGCTCAAGCCCATAAACAAGAAGGACAACTTCCTGAGGCACAAGATGAAAGGAGAAAGTCATTGTCGGAAGATGAAGTCGAGATTGTAGAAGAGGAGCAGGAAAGTTTACCTGAACTGACAAGTGAAATGGAAAATGTGATCAACAATGCATTGTCACCAGGAAATCCTGATCAAGTTCTGGTAGACAAGTTCCACCTTCAGATCACCAAGGGTGATATTGCCAGATTATCTGGTTCAAACTGGCTCAATGATGTGGTTATCAATTTCTACATGAATCTACTGATGGAAAGAGGTGAGCAGGAGGGATGTTCCAAGGTGTATgcctttaatacatatttttatcCTAAAATGATGAGTGGAGGTCACTCTGCAGTAAAAACATGGACAAGACGTGTGGATGTTCTGGCTGTGGATTACATTCTCATACCAGTACATCTTGGCAAACACTGGTGTCTTGCAGtcattaactttaaaaagaaagataTCCAGTATTACGATTCATTGGGAGGTATTAATCAAAATGCCTATGTTGTGGGGaataaaattttagtttactTAACGCTGTCTTTTTGAACAGCCTGTCTGTACGTtcgtttaatagtttgcttggaagcagtGGTCTAGCAGATTACTAGTAGTAAATTATTACGTCAGAATAACTGACACGTCAGGATGAGACCACCCTTTActttgaaagggaaaataaaaacacaaatgctgaataaatttgaaaaccaaccaaatttttacttaactttttaaactaatattttacaaaaagatcTAAATATACATattagaaaaatgccaaaaatactgataaagatgacaaatcagcTTAATGAATAAAAAGATTGAAGTTTCAAGTTCTGCCTAAAAGTAAATAATATTCActttaaggccacaccaaattaaaaagttgttcatcggatttagccgctcgtatattttcagaaacacaaaaaaaaattattttttttgtttttggcttgcgctcgccccattgaaaaaattcaaggcaaatttttttttggtgcgctacattttacggacgtaacagtgtacaaatgcttataattccagttcCAGaatgttctaaaatggactttaatcacaataaatacatttcgtctataatatattaggacacttatatttagttgcattaaagttatttccccttatgcagtcacgtaattttcttccaatgtttaccaaattgagtTGCTACAAAAATTGGACCTATTTCAttgaaaatcggatgaaaacgcacactaatttatttgataacatcaatctacattattttggtaagggtaaatacatacTAATGCAtatcacttttctgttttctgttttttgtcgtcaaaatgatcagcatttaatacgaaagtgggtggggtaaggaatttacattatgagttgtgttcagaccaatttagatcttcaaatttttcaatcctcgagtagaataatgtaaattcacgttaatctccatttcagaccttaattgagactttatttcaacaaatttaatccgtAAAGAaggtttaaagttagaacaagagctgtccgtaagacagcatgttcgacttttctcagtgcttgattctGAATTAGAGTGCCAGTataaggggcataatagtcaatagctttgaaagtaacaaagTTATTGGATGttatgtaaaaccttaaccaaaaaaatctaagttaaaaagtggcataattctgtcaaaattcaaattagagttatggacactgttctcctggtgtagactttgatagtaaatagctattttaagtttcaagtaagatacttgactttatcaaaaacttcgaaaatcgGATTCGGAAAAGtagagctaaaaatgctacattttcatagcagtaaatattcaagtcacatatctatttcatgattatggtttaaggttatgcattgttgtatattacatattttctaacagcattttcaaacgcatacattatttgattacactatACTGTATTCCAATACTATTACCTTTTtccacgagttcgctttgttgtgcttCTGCAGGTCAAAATGTActcaaaccaaaatgtacccatgttttctcaatccctggtgaattatttctaatgtaaaagggctgtacattctattctaaggtttttattagttaatcgagagccaaaacaagacaaatatatttcttcgctcttcgctcgctcctgattttctcaaaaacaaaaacaaatatttaaattattttttcgctcgccgcctcaatattttcagaaaaaaatccgatgaacaacttttcaatttggtgtggcctaatgaTTAAATCCTGTAGttgttagggatatggtagaataAGGCAAAGGTTCAATTCTGGCTACTGGTTTTGTATGAAAACTGCCATATCAACACATTGTAAGGGCAATGTAAATTTGGCCATcatgtatttttggacaaaatttcagtGAATAGGGATGATATGGTAGAATGTAGGAAGATCATCAGCCATTCACTTCTTTCTGAAgctgtattatataaatatctgcGAGGAATTCTACCATGCCAGCTGTCCCATCCAGCTATTGCAGGAGGAATTCCACCAAGCTGTCTAATGTCCTATACTTATAGCCAAGTAGGCTGTCAAAATAGCTTCTAAAGGTCCCAACCAACTGTTGAGGAGGAATTCCACTAAGCCATCTGTCCCAGCCAGCTATTGTGGGAGAAGAGCCATCTGTCCTGTACAACTAATTGGAAGGATTCTAGTAATCCGTCTGTTCAATACAGCTATTGAGGAGGAATTCCACTAAGCCAGCTTGCTATTACTGTTGCCATGAGGATAGATTAACAGTGGTAGATGGGAGAAAAACATTTTGCTTAACTTGtgtttagatttgatacttcaTGTAATATCAAGGGCCAGTcagaaaggattttttttgttttctaagcTGGAGttgttaaaagaaattaaaataattacatgttactaaacaaagtaaaatttcaatttagagTCAGTTCCTCAATACACTGAATTACTGTCTAGTTGTAGAAACACAACAAAAGAACATTTTCATCAGCAGGTCGGTTTAGTACATATTTAGTCCTGCATTGTGATTGGCATAATAACTTAATTTAATGACAAGTGTTCTGGAAAAATATAGTCTTGTAGATACCAAGTCATCATTTCATTGTAACAGAAAAGATTGGGGTGTTTGTATAGTTTAAGGTAGTCCAGCAACCTGTTGCCTAAATGACATATTTACTTAAAATCTTTGGGCCTGtaatcattttcatcattttcacaATGTGTTCAATAGTGTATCAAAAATTGGTTGTGCCGTGTctcaaatataatataatacaatagaATGCATTTAAGCTTTTGTTTAGTTCAAAATTCTTCATGTGCTAGACACTGCTCCAAGATTTTTCCTCCACATACTGCCTGCACATCTGTTTAGGAATGGCAGCATTTTGGCAACTGAGTTTCTAGTTTTCCATTTTAAAGACAATCTTGATACTTATTGAAGGTTAAGTACAAGTATGTTTGGTTGTGGTCTTCCTacagacatttttttattcattatttgtgTGTGTTTGAGCTGTATGATTGTGTTGCTTATCATTTTGACTGCTGAGGAAATACTTCTGTGAGGTTTACCTATCTCCTGGACTGTACTGCGGACTGTACTGTTTTATAGCCACTGTCAAACTTGACAGTCCAAAGACACTAGAGTACCATATCATTATTGCTCAATTCTGTAACTGTAGCCAGTTCAGAGAAAATCCAAAGCTGATATTAGCTTAATTGAAAGCTGTTTAgttcttttaataaaatctgttttatCAGTAATATCaactgtttaaatttaattaGGAATATTGTGTATTTTTGGAGTAAATTTCAAGAAATAGGGATGGTAGGTACAATAAAGGAAAAGATTAGCTTAAGAATGTTTGTTAAAACagaaatcttttgaaaaaaaaatcgtttatcATGAagtgaatgttaaatgaaaatagttaGTAGAATAATGTTGTGCAATGTAATGCTTTTGTGCATTGAATGTCAAAAAATTACCTTGATGCAGTGAAAGAGTGCAtacagatttgctcttgtccgtccgtccttccgaaaatgttgtgtcgcgcgtagctctgaaagtattt
Protein-coding sequences here:
- the LOC123549922 gene encoding sentrin-specific protease 1-like, translating into MGTLIYLKEKYEIVKKFLPVYKLLACSNIKFTGIPLKKAPDGKFKGYCFIETINIDETLKKLRVKGYKAERTCDRDEKEPDKPEKDCVRDRKFKSHTPDYSAQAHKQEGQLPEAQDERRKSLSEDEVEIVEEEQESLPELTSEMENVINNALSPGNPDQVLVDKFHLQITKGDIARLSGSNWLNDVVINFYMNLLMERGEQEGCSKVYAFNTYFYPKMMSGGHSAVKTWTRRVDVLAVDYILIPVHLGKHWCLAVINFKKKDIQYYDSLGGINQNAYVVGNKILVYLTLSF